One genomic region from Blattabacterium cuenoti encodes:
- the miaB gene encoding tRNA (N6-isopentenyl adenosine(37)-C2)-methylthiotransferase MiaB, with product MEKKKEKLNQSFYIENYGCQMNIADSEIVTSILCKDGFFLSENLEKANIILFNSCSIREKAELTLKKRLEQLQFIKKKKKTLFGVIGCLSKKVKDLLLKEKKIDFFVNPNSYKEISNFIRHAMIGQKYFSFSYQKNETYADISPFLKKNKITTFLSITRGCDNMCTFCIVPFTRGRERSSNPYYIIDECQRLYQNGYKEITLLGQNVDSYRWTQGLISIDFSELLNLLAIEIPLMRIRFSTSNPHDMSDKVLKVIHKHSNICKHIHLPVQSGSNKILKLMNRKYTREKYLSLVNKIRSIIPECSISHDIMTGFCNEEEKDHKDTIDLMNKIQYNYGYMFSYSPRPGTYAYRKFKDNVPQDVKKKRLKEIIDLQKKHSSFRMKEYLGKVQEVLIEGESKKNHRYWYGRNTQNLVVVFPKESYKIGGIASVKITDATSATLIGKIYKDVKK from the coding sequence ATGGAAAAAAAGAAAGAAAAATTGAATCAAAGTTTTTACATTGAAAACTATGGGTGCCAAATGAATATCGCCGATAGCGAAATAGTGACTTCTATTTTGTGCAAAGATGGTTTCTTTTTGTCCGAAAATCTAGAGAAAGCAAACATAATATTATTCAATTCTTGTTCTATTCGAGAAAAAGCAGAATTAACTCTAAAAAAAAGATTGGAACAATTACAATTTATCAAAAAAAAGAAGAAAACCTTATTTGGCGTTATAGGATGTTTGTCAAAAAAAGTAAAAGATCTTCTTTTAAAGGAAAAAAAGATAGATTTTTTTGTCAATCCAAATTCTTATAAAGAAATATCTAATTTTATTCGTCATGCTATGATTGGACAAAAGTATTTCTCCTTTAGTTATCAAAAAAACGAAACCTATGCAGATATAAGTCCATTTCTAAAAAAAAACAAAATAACAACTTTTTTAAGTATAACTAGAGGATGTGATAATATGTGTACATTTTGTATAGTCCCTTTTACCAGAGGAAGGGAAAGAAGCAGTAATCCATATTATATCATTGATGAATGTCAACGTTTGTATCAAAATGGATATAAGGAAATTACTCTTTTAGGACAAAATGTTGATTCTTATAGATGGACTCAAGGGTTAATTTCTATAGATTTTTCAGAACTGTTGAATCTTTTAGCTATAGAAATTCCCTTAATGAGAATAAGATTTTCTACATCTAATCCTCATGATATGTCTGATAAAGTACTGAAAGTCATTCATAAACATTCAAATATTTGTAAGCATATTCATTTACCCGTTCAATCTGGAAGCAACAAAATACTGAAATTAATGAACAGGAAATATACACGTGAAAAATATCTTTCTTTAGTTAATAAAATCAGATCCATAATTCCGGAATGTTCTATTTCACATGATATCATGACTGGTTTCTGCAACGAAGAAGAAAAAGATCATAAAGATACCATTGATTTGATGAATAAAATTCAATATAATTACGGTTATATGTTTTCTTATTCTCCTAGACCTGGTACTTATGCATATAGAAAATTTAAAGATAATGTTCCTCAAGATGTGAAAAAAAAACGATTGAAAGAGATTATTGATTTACAAAAAAAACACTCATCATTTAGAATGAAAGAATACTTGGGAAAAGTACAAGAAGTATTAATAGAAGGGGAATCAAAAAAAAATCATCGATATTGGTATGGAAGAAATACACAAAATCTAGTTGTAGTTTTCCCGAAAGAATCCTACAAAATAGGAGGGATTGCATCTGTAAAAATCACAGATGCTACATCTGCAACCTTAATTGGAAAAATTTATAAAGATGTAAAAAAATAA
- a CDS encoding sigma-54 interaction domain-containing protein, with protein MEFIQNIKQKFGIIGYDYALHRALEKTVQVAPTDISVLVLGESGVGKEFIPKIIHQFSSRKHNSYIAVNCGAIPEGTIDSELFGHEKGSFTGATSMRKGYFEGANGGTIFLDEVGELPLTTQVRLLRILESGEFIKVGSSKIQKTNIRIVAATNLNMIESIQRGKFREDLYYRLNTVQINVPPLRFRKNDIKFLFKKFANDFAEKYHMPPVLLTEESLKYLENYSWPGNVRQLKNMTEQISVVETKREISIEKLKEYIPENIPSISFSHSETFFQGPSRERDFLYKILFDMKKNLNDLKDVTFQLIKNHTDSRFIENNQQLMEKVFGKMIHNRENSIFQLEDSSKPSSEDDFDYEEVEEDLSKNESSSFSLQKKEIEFIQKTLKKNNGKRRKTAKELGISERTLYRKIKQYGL; from the coding sequence ATGGAATTTATCCAAAATATAAAACAAAAGTTTGGAATCATTGGATATGATTATGCTTTACATCGAGCTTTAGAAAAAACTGTACAAGTGGCTCCTACCGATATTTCGGTATTAGTTCTTGGAGAAAGTGGAGTAGGAAAAGAATTTATACCAAAAATTATTCATCAATTCTCTTCCAGAAAACATAATTCTTATATTGCTGTAAATTGCGGAGCCATTCCAGAAGGAACTATTGACAGTGAACTTTTTGGACATGAGAAAGGTTCTTTTACAGGTGCTACAAGTATGCGAAAGGGTTATTTTGAAGGAGCTAATGGAGGTACCATATTTTTAGATGAAGTAGGAGAGCTTCCTTTGACTACACAAGTACGCCTTCTTAGAATTTTAGAATCAGGAGAATTCATTAAAGTTGGTTCTTCTAAGATTCAAAAAACTAATATACGAATTGTTGCTGCTACTAATTTAAATATGATAGAATCTATACAAAGAGGAAAATTTAGAGAGGATTTGTATTATCGTCTTAATACAGTACAAATTAATGTACCTCCTTTACGATTTCGTAAAAATGATATCAAATTTTTGTTTAAAAAATTTGCCAATGATTTTGCTGAAAAATATCATATGCCTCCAGTTCTACTTACTGAAGAATCCTTAAAATATCTAGAAAATTATTCTTGGCCAGGAAATGTCAGACAATTAAAAAATATGACAGAACAAATTTCTGTGGTAGAAACAAAACGTGAAATTTCTATAGAAAAATTAAAAGAATACATTCCAGAAAATATACCTTCAATATCATTTTCTCACAGTGAAACTTTCTTTCAAGGCCCTTCTAGGGAAAGAGATTTTCTGTATAAAATTTTGTTTGATATGAAAAAAAATTTGAATGATTTGAAAGATGTTACTTTTCAATTGATTAAAAATCATACGGATTCTAGATTTATTGAAAATAATCAGCAACTTATGGAAAAAGTTTTTGGAAAAATGATTCATAATAGAGAGAATTCAATTTTTCAATTAGAAGATTCGTCTAAACCTTCTTCTGAGGATGATTTTGATTATGAAGAAGTAGAAGAGGATTTATCGAAAAATGAATCATCTTCTTTTTCTTTACAAAAAAAGGAAATAGAGTTTATTCAAAAAACTTTAAAAAAAAATAATGGAAAAAGAAGGAAAACAGCTAAAGAATTAGGAATTTCAGAAAGAACATTATATAGAAAAATTAAACAGTATGGCTTGTAA
- the secG gene encoding preprotein translocase subunit SecG has product MCLLLILVILIQNPKKESINQTFMEKNFRFFGIKRTNTFLENVTWFLSIIIFFLTLFFNFFLKSKH; this is encoded by the coding sequence ATGTGTCTTCTACTTATATTGGTTATACTAATACAAAATCCTAAAAAAGAAAGTATTAATCAGACTTTTATGGAAAAAAATTTTAGATTTTTTGGGATTAAGAGAACAAATACATTTTTAGAAAATGTTACTTGGTTTTTATCCATTATTATATTCTTTTTGACTCTGTTTTTCAATTTTTTTCTAAAGTCAAAACATTAA
- a CDS encoding co-chaperone GroES gives MVEVKIKPLADRVLVQPDPAETKTASGIIIPDTAKEKPQKGTIIAVGKGKKNEPMILKEGDRVLYGKYSGTELKWEGEEYLIMRESDVIAII, from the coding sequence ATGGTGGAAGTAAAGATTAAACCTTTAGCAGATCGTGTTCTTGTACAACCTGATCCTGCTGAAACAAAAACAGCTTCAGGTATAATTATTCCTGATACTGCAAAAGAAAAACCACAAAAAGGAACTATAATCGCAGTAGGGAAAGGAAAAAAGAATGAACCTATGATTTTAAAAGAAGGAGATAGAGTATTGTACGGAAAATATTCTGGGACGGAATTGAAATGGGAAGGAGAAGAATATCTCATAATGCGTGAGTCTGATGTAATAGCTATCATATAA
- the groL gene encoding chaperonin GroEL (60 kDa chaperone family; promotes refolding of misfolded polypeptides especially under stressful conditions; forms two stacked rings of heptamers to form a barrel-shaped 14mer; ends can be capped by GroES; misfolded proteins enter the barrel where they are refolded when GroES binds): protein MAKDIKFDIEARDKLKKGVDALANAVKVTLGPKGRNVVLQKSFGGPQVTKDGVTVAKEIELEDPIENLGAQMVKEVASKTNDVAGDGTTTATVLAQAIVREGLKNVAAGANPMDLKRGIDKALKAVILDLRKQSREVGGNTEKIKQVASISANNDEKTGSLIADAFEKVGKEGVITVEEAKGTDTSVDVVEGMQFDRGYQSPYFVTNTEKMITEFDQPQILLSDKKIAAMKDLLPILEPVAQSGKPLLIISEEVEGEALATLVVNKIRGTLKVAAIKAPGFGDRRKAMLEDIAILTGGSVISEETGSKLEDVKLNMLGKAERVIVDKDNTTIVNGGGNKKDIRARVDQIKAQIESTTSDYDKEKLQERLAKLAGGVAVLYVGAASEVEMKEKKDRVDDALNATRAAVEEGIVAGGGVALVRAVNSLDNLRGENADQDTGIQIVRRSLEEPLRQIVANAGGEGSVVVAKVAEGEGDYGYDAKIGEYKNMIAEGIIDPTKVARVALENAASVSGMLLTTECVVTEIRKEESNAAPSMPGAGGGGMGGMM, encoded by the coding sequence ATGGCAAAAGATATAAAATTTGATATTGAAGCAAGAGATAAACTAAAAAAAGGAGTAGATGCATTAGCTAATGCAGTCAAGGTAACTTTAGGCCCAAAAGGTCGTAATGTTGTATTGCAAAAATCATTTGGAGGACCTCAAGTCACCAAGGATGGTGTGACTGTAGCTAAAGAAATTGAATTAGAAGATCCTATAGAGAATCTTGGAGCTCAAATGGTGAAAGAAGTTGCTTCTAAAACAAATGATGTGGCAGGAGATGGAACTACAACTGCAACTGTTTTAGCTCAAGCTATTGTTAGAGAAGGATTGAAAAATGTAGCAGCTGGGGCTAATCCTATGGATTTAAAAAGAGGAATAGATAAAGCTTTAAAAGCTGTAATTTTAGATTTAAGAAAACAATCTAGAGAGGTTGGAGGGAATACAGAGAAGATCAAACAGGTAGCTTCTATCTCTGCAAATAACGACGAAAAAACTGGGTCTTTAATAGCTGATGCTTTTGAAAAAGTAGGAAAAGAAGGTGTCATAACTGTGGAAGAAGCAAAAGGAACAGATACATCTGTTGATGTTGTTGAAGGAATGCAATTTGATAGAGGTTATCAATCTCCATATTTTGTTACAAATACCGAGAAAATGATCACTGAATTTGATCAACCTCAAATTTTATTATCTGATAAGAAAATAGCAGCAATGAAAGATTTGTTGCCTATATTGGAACCTGTAGCACAGTCCGGTAAGCCCCTTCTTATTATTTCTGAAGAAGTTGAAGGAGAAGCTTTAGCTACATTAGTAGTAAATAAGATACGCGGAACTCTAAAAGTGGCTGCTATTAAAGCTCCTGGTTTTGGAGATAGGAGAAAAGCCATGTTAGAGGATATAGCTATTCTGACAGGGGGGTCCGTTATTTCTGAAGAAACAGGAAGCAAGTTAGAAGATGTAAAATTAAATATGTTAGGGAAGGCAGAAAGAGTTATTGTAGATAAAGATAATACTACTATTGTTAATGGTGGAGGGAACAAAAAAGATATAAGAGCGCGTGTTGATCAAATCAAAGCACAAATAGAATCAACTACATCGGATTACGATAAGGAGAAATTGCAAGAACGTCTCGCAAAATTAGCGGGAGGAGTAGCAGTTCTTTATGTTGGAGCAGCATCTGAAGTTGAAATGAAAGAGAAAAAAGATCGTGTAGATGACGCTTTAAATGCTACTAGAGCTGCAGTAGAAGAAGGAATTGTAGCAGGAGGTGGAGTAGCTTTAGTTCGTGCTGTTAATTCTTTAGATAATCTAAGAGGAGAAAATGCTGATCAAGATACTGGAATACAAATAGTCAGAAGATCTTTAGAAGAACCTTTGCGTCAAATTGTAGCTAATGCAGGCGGAGAAGGATCTGTAGTTGTTGCTAAAGTAGCTGAAGGAGAAGGAGATTATGGATATGATGCTAAAATTGGAGAATATAAAAATATGATTGCAGAAGGAATCATAGATCCTACTAAGGTTGCTAGAGTGGCATTGGAAAATGCAGCTTCGGTATCCGGAATGTTGTTAACTACTGAATGTGTTGTTACAGAAATTAGAAAAGAGGAATCTAATGCGGCCCCTTCAATGCCAGGAGCTGGAGGAGGTGGAATGGGAGGAATGATGTAA
- a CDS encoding KdsC family phosphatase, whose protein sequence is MNIMNDINTFIFDVDGVLTNCTLNLFPDGNMVRQMFAKDGYAMQLAKKKGYNLCIITRGSDLMVFRRLRGLNIRYIYQGVDNKKKYLDEYCNILNITKNKVLYMGDDIPDIEIMKSVALPCSPIDAVQEVKDISKYVSPKKGGRGCVRDVIEQTLKIQKNWF, encoded by the coding sequence ATGAATATAATGAATGACATTAATACTTTTATATTTGATGTAGATGGTGTATTAACAAATTGTACTTTGAATTTATTTCCAGATGGGAACATGGTTCGTCAAATGTTTGCTAAAGATGGATATGCTATGCAGTTAGCAAAAAAAAAAGGGTATAATTTGTGTATCATTACAAGGGGATCAGATTTAATGGTTTTTAGACGTTTAAGAGGTTTGAATATCCGTTATATTTATCAAGGAGTTGATAACAAAAAGAAATATTTGGATGAATATTGTAATATTTTGAATATTACAAAGAATAAAGTTCTTTATATGGGAGATGATATTCCGGACATTGAAATCATGAAATCTGTAGCTTTGCCTTGTTCTCCAATAGATGCAGTTCAAGAAGTTAAAGATATATCTAAATATGTTTCACCGAAAAAAGGGGGAAGAGGATGCGTGAGAGATGTGATTGAACAAACTTTGAAAATTCAAAAAAATTGGTTTTAA
- a CDS encoding DUF3276 family protein, translating into MDEKENIKERNEICSRTLKTGSRTYFFDARETRAGDYYLTITESKKNFSETGEVTYKKHKIYLYKEDFSKFQSILDDMIRFIIHEKGREVISERHQKDFKNHTTYNQSQEVKEAQKKTSEIKDFTNINFEDI; encoded by the coding sequence ATGGACGAAAAAGAAAATATCAAAGAAAGAAATGAAATTTGTTCACGAACTCTAAAAACTGGTAGTCGCACGTATTTTTTTGATGCAAGAGAAACAAGAGCTGGTGATTATTATTTAACCATCACTGAAAGTAAGAAAAACTTTTCTGAAACAGGAGAAGTAACTTATAAAAAACACAAAATCTATTTGTATAAAGAGGATTTTTCGAAATTTCAAAGCATACTTGATGATATGATTAGATTTATTATTCATGAAAAAGGAAGAGAAGTGATTTCGGAACGCCATCAAAAAGATTTTAAGAATCATACAACATATAATCAAAGTCAAGAGGTCAAAGAAGCTCAAAAAAAAACATCAGAAATAAAGGATTTCACAAATATTAATTTTGAGGATATTTAA
- a CDS encoding ABC transporter ATP-binding protein: protein MSGLFAFSKKYCQRYKLRLCIGFLLILISNILTMLPIPYIGKSINTIKNLFTSFSNASNSFYLKKEICIYTSIILIVPIIGGFVKYHMRQCIITTSRMIEFDIKNEIFSHYQKLSLSFYKKNSTGDLMNRLTEDVSFIRQYIGPGIMYFVNLIVLFFMVFVQMLRINKILTFYVILPIPVLFIFIYYISISITRKSEEVQNYQSIICSFIQDAFSGIHVIKSFVAEPFFQNKHKKIISEYQKKNIELAKIDTILSSVIIFFIGTSHLLILFFGGKKYFEGEIKEIGTIAEFFTYINVLIFPFIILGWVVSIVERAKVSRIRISEFLKEKPEISNKNLIKTKIFGKVQFKNVSFIYYKNKNDIKNKNHTISKISFTLMKGETLILTGETGSGKTTIGRLMSRLYDPHQGEILIDNLSLKNHNLYDLRNNIGYVPQESFLFSDSIYNNIALGSIEKVTQCKVYEAARKAMIEDDILNFNNGYETVIGERGITLSGGQKQRICIARALIRNPKILIFDDSFSAIDQRTRKLIINYIKKGMRNSTIIIITHDTSYVSDFDLFIVLKDGKISRIENHNILL from the coding sequence ATGAGTGGGTTATTTGCTTTTAGCAAAAAATATTGTCAAAGATACAAATTACGTTTGTGCATAGGTTTTTTATTGATTCTAATATCAAATATTTTAACTATGCTTCCTATTCCTTATATAGGAAAATCTATTAACACAATCAAAAATCTATTTACCAGCTTTTCAAATGCATCAAATTCTTTCTATTTAAAAAAAGAGATCTGTATTTATACTAGCATTATACTGATAGTTCCAATCATTGGAGGATTTGTTAAATATCACATGCGACAATGTATTATAACAACATCTAGAATGATAGAATTTGATATAAAAAATGAAATTTTTTCACATTATCAAAAATTGAGTTTGTCTTTTTATAAGAAAAACTCTACAGGGGATTTGATGAATCGACTAACAGAAGATGTTTCTTTTATCAGACAATATATAGGTCCTGGTATCATGTATTTTGTGAATCTTATCGTTCTTTTTTTCATGGTTTTTGTACAAATGTTACGAATTAACAAGATTCTGACTTTTTATGTAATTTTGCCCATTCCTGTTCTTTTTATTTTCATTTATTATATAAGTATTTCTATTACTAGAAAAAGTGAGGAAGTTCAAAATTATCAATCTATTATATGTTCTTTCATTCAAGATGCTTTTTCTGGAATTCATGTTATTAAATCATTTGTAGCAGAACCTTTTTTTCAAAATAAACATAAGAAAATCATATCTGAATACCAAAAAAAGAATATAGAATTAGCAAAAATAGATACTATTTTATCTTCTGTTATAATATTTTTTATAGGAACTAGTCATTTGTTAATTCTTTTTTTTGGAGGAAAAAAATATTTTGAAGGAGAGATAAAAGAGATAGGAACCATTGCTGAATTTTTTACATACATTAATGTATTGATTTTTCCTTTCATTATATTGGGCTGGGTAGTTTCTATTGTAGAAAGGGCTAAAGTTTCACGAATTCGCATAAGTGAATTTTTAAAAGAAAAACCAGAAATTTCCAATAAAAACTTGATAAAAACGAAAATTTTTGGTAAAGTTCAATTTAAAAACGTTAGTTTCATTTATTACAAAAATAAAAATGATATAAAAAATAAAAATCATACAATTAGCAAAATATCTTTTACCCTTATGAAAGGAGAGACTTTGATTCTAACGGGAGAAACAGGATCAGGAAAAACAACTATAGGAAGATTAATGTCACGTTTATATGATCCTCATCAAGGAGAAATATTAATAGATAATTTATCTTTAAAAAATCATAATTTGTATGATTTAAGAAACAATATAGGTTATGTACCTCAAGAATCTTTTCTTTTTTCAGATTCGATTTACAATAACATTGCTTTAGGAAGTATAGAAAAAGTAACTCAATGTAAAGTATATGAAGCCGCAAGAAAAGCTATGATAGAAGATGATATTTTAAATTTTAATAATGGATATGAAACAGTTATAGGAGAAAGGGGAATTACTTTATCTGGAGGGCAAAAACAAAGAATATGCATAGCAAGAGCTCTTATAAGAAATCCCAAAATTCTTATATTTGATGATAGTTTTTCTGCTATAGATCAGAGAACTAGAAAGTTAATTATCAATTATATAAAAAAAGGAATGAGAAATAGTACCATTATTATTATTACTCATGATACTTCTTATGTTTCTGATTTTGATCTATTTATTGTTTTAAAAGATGGAAAAATATCAAGAATAGAAAATCATAATATTTTGTTGTAG
- the nusB gene encoding transcription antitermination factor NusB — MSIRRHFRIRSLQFLYAQHLSKMDSNQVEENMLKSIEELHNLYISLLCLILKIRENAIKRNLYNRKSTNPIQKLAYNSVIKILSNNKYLIEEYSSTENSGKILWKKQDEYFFLLLQEMQESILCKKYFDKPCTSFEEEKKFIIKYYKNIVIPNKKLLEYIEDLYINGQENLCIAHTMVCKTLRFIKHSTPPNFKLYNIYKNNENKKFIIDLYRNTIFHKNEFNNLIDDISNNWDIKRIAIIDLIILQMAICEFLYFPNIPPKATMNEYIEITKIFCMEKSKIFINGILDQIFKLLHNKNKIFKIGKGLL; from the coding sequence ATGTCAATAAGACGACACTTCAGAATAAGAAGTTTGCAATTTTTATATGCTCAACATTTATCTAAAATGGATTCAAATCAAGTTGAAGAAAACATGCTTAAAAGCATTGAAGAATTGCATAATTTATATATTTCTCTTCTTTGTTTAATTTTGAAAATTAGAGAAAACGCTATAAAAAGAAATTTATACAATAGAAAAAGCACAAATCCAATACAAAAATTGGCATATAACTCCGTAATCAAAATCCTGTCTAATAATAAGTACTTGATCGAAGAATATAGTTCTACAGAAAATTCTGGGAAAATTTTATGGAAAAAACAAGACGAATACTTCTTTCTTTTATTACAAGAGATGCAAGAATCAATTTTATGTAAAAAATATTTTGATAAGCCTTGCACTTCTTTTGAAGAAGAGAAAAAATTTATCATAAAATATTATAAAAATATTGTGATTCCAAATAAAAAACTTCTAGAATATATAGAAGATCTATATATTAACGGACAAGAGAATTTATGTATAGCTCATACCATGGTTTGCAAAACTTTACGATTTATAAAACATTCTACTCCTCCGAATTTTAAATTATATAACATTTACAAAAATAACGAGAATAAAAAATTTATTATTGATTTATATAGGAATACAATTTTTCACAAAAATGAATTTAATAATTTAATCGACGATATATCAAATAATTGGGATATAAAAAGAATAGCAATTATAGATTTAATTATATTGCAAATGGCTATTTGTGAATTTTTATATTTTCCGAATATCCCTCCAAAAGCCACTATGAATGAATATATAGAAATTACAAAAATATTTTGCATGGAAAAAAGTAAAATTTTTATTAATGGAATATTAGATCAAATATTTAAACTTTTACATAATAAGAATAAAATATTTAAAATAGGAAAAGGACTTCTATAA
- the yajC gene encoding preprotein translocase subunit YajC, which translates to MFFLLQQNSIANTICMFALIFIIFYFFMIRPQIRKQKIEKKFQENLKKGNYIVNNSGIHGKIIEITDNVCVLETVTGKIKIEKNTVSKELTQLRYSETLNHQNKKQEKK; encoded by the coding sequence ATGTTTTTTTTATTGCAACAAAATTCTATTGCAAATACTATTTGTATGTTTGCATTGATTTTCATTATATTCTATTTTTTTATGATACGTCCTCAAATACGAAAACAAAAAATTGAAAAAAAATTCCAGGAAAATCTAAAAAAAGGAAATTATATAGTAAATAATTCAGGAATACACGGTAAGATCATAGAGATTACAGATAATGTTTGTGTACTAGAAACTGTTACAGGAAAAATAAAAATTGAAAAAAATACAGTTTCCAAGGAACTGACTCAATTACGTTATAGTGAAACTTTGAATCATCAAAATAAAAAACAGGAAAAAAAATGA
- the coaE gene encoding dephospho-CoA kinase (Dephospho-CoA kinase (CoaE) performs the final step in coenzyme A biosynthesis.) → MKFLLIGITGKMGSGKSLFSSFFKKKGIPVYSSDERGKILMNQTEIIKKNIIKHFGKDSYKKEKINKTYLSEIVFKNPSALKLLCSIVHPWISIDFKNWIFSVQKKTLYVIKESAILFESGSYKECDIIMTIISPIEKMIERIIKRDNLNENQIINRLKNQISNKKREKKSHFIISNYTSVTFLQKKADKIHELFNKLYTNQYGKRR, encoded by the coding sequence ATGAAATTTTTGTTGATAGGAATAACGGGAAAAATGGGATCCGGAAAGAGTTTATTTTCTTCTTTTTTCAAAAAAAAAGGAATCCCTGTTTACTCTTCAGATGAAAGGGGAAAAATATTAATGAATCAAACAGAAATTATAAAAAAAAATATTATCAAACATTTTGGAAAAGATTCTTATAAAAAAGAAAAAATTAATAAAACCTATTTATCTGAAATTGTTTTCAAAAATCCTTCTGCATTAAAATTATTATGTTCTATTGTCCATCCATGGATTTCAATTGATTTTAAAAATTGGATTTTTTCTGTACAAAAAAAAACTTTATATGTAATCAAAGAATCTGCTATTTTATTTGAAAGTGGAAGTTATAAAGAATGTGATATTATTATGACTATCATTTCACCTATAGAAAAGATGATTGAAAGAATTATAAAAAGAGATAATCTAAATGAAAATCAAATTATAAATCGTCTAAAAAATCAAATATCTAACAAAAAAAGAGAAAAAAAATCTCATTTTATTATTAGTAACTATACATCTGTAACTTTTTTACAAAAAAAAGCAGATAAAATACATGAACTATTCAATAAGTTATACACAAATCAATATGGGAAAAGGAGATAA
- a CDS encoding 30S ribosomal protein THX, whose protein sequence is MGKGDKKTKRGKIRNKTYGNLRPNPRNARKKKKNN, encoded by the coding sequence ATGGGAAAAGGAGATAAAAAAACTAAAAGAGGAAAAATCAGAAACAAAACTTATGGAAATCTTCGTCCAAATCCAAGAAACGCTAGAAAAAAGAAAAAAAACAATTAA
- a CDS encoding zinc metallopeptidase, with protein MTYYFIIGTTFLVSVIVNTILKNKFREYSKFYLHSYMSGKEVAEKMLTDNRITDVNVLSVEGDMTDYYNPLNKTINLSEKVYNGRNAAAVAVAAHECGHALQHKLGYNLLKIRNHLVPLLNYSSTFTNLAIISGLTIFYNSGGKDSLILKLGIGLFFLVVLFSFITLPIEFDASNRALTWMRNKNIVNYQEYNKAKESLNWAAMTYVVSALGSLAQLIYFLSFFTNASKKNEQL; from the coding sequence ATGACTTACTATTTCATTATTGGCACTACTTTTTTGGTAAGTGTTATTGTTAATACGATCTTAAAGAATAAATTCCGAGAATATTCTAAATTTTATTTACATTCTTATATGAGTGGAAAAGAAGTAGCGGAAAAAATGTTAACAGATAATAGGATTACTGATGTTAATGTTCTTTCAGTCGAAGGGGATATGACAGATTATTATAATCCTCTAAACAAAACAATAAATTTAAGTGAAAAAGTTTACAATGGAAGAAATGCAGCTGCTGTTGCAGTAGCTGCTCATGAATGTGGTCATGCCTTACAACATAAGTTAGGTTATAATTTGTTGAAAATACGAAATCATTTAGTTCCTCTTTTGAATTATAGTTCGACATTCACTAATTTAGCTATAATATCTGGATTAACAATCTTTTACAATTCAGGAGGAAAAGATTCTTTGATTCTTAAATTAGGAATAGGATTATTTTTCTTAGTTGTTCTTTTTTCTTTTATAACTTTACCAATAGAATTTGATGCAAGCAATAGAGCTTTGACTTGGATGAGAAACAAAAATATAGTCAATTATCAAGAATACAACAAAGCGAAAGAATCTTTAAATTGGGCTGCCATGACTTATGTTGTTTCTGCTTTAGGAAGTTTGGCTCAACTGATATATTTCTTGTCTTTTTTCACAAATGCAAGTAAAAAAAATGAACAACTTTAA